A single Oncorhynchus clarkii lewisi isolate Uvic-CL-2024 unplaced genomic scaffold, UVic_Ocla_1.0 unplaced_contig_4449_pilon_pilon, whole genome shotgun sequence DNA region contains:
- the LOC139402015 gene encoding T-cell acute lymphocytic leukemia protein 1 homolog yields MLGERDRTAEGVRGAVVGCLPTGTMMEKLNPPSDPLSESERLSPQQTPSPASLDASSPPPDNEAGSPGDRFVPPSPPASPPPPPESPTKLLDHPAATNIAPEPPVSMETNNTKGGGFIRSSPKAPSSSPPPLLPAPVSTSTTSAVLPPSSSSSSSSFSSIAPLPPHIPVISLGHSKPPHPLSLPSNTPLTTLHPIPNHPYHHDPYHHTHHHGAIRLTQLTSLSGTRPGAPPIPSQGPLLPHQYLPSHHFFSSSHLGPSGNYGIFSSRSIKRRSSSHYELDLSDAGPPQKLARRVFTNSRERWRQQNVNGAFSDLRRLIPTHPPDKKLSKNEILRLAMKYIDFLVTLLNDQSQDKARGSPEEETQDERAQAGLNNKDMHPLFQGDTPSSTMVYHDRGDSTDSSIIALATSPTSSCYSNTDSEENLGGGAKSSMVVPRGIPGKVKGQIRTAVTLANDQR; encoded by the exons ATgctgggtgagagagacagaacagcgGAAGGGGTGAGGGGTGCAGTGGTGGGGTGCCTTCCCACAGGTACCATGATGGAGAAACTGAACCCCCCCTCTGACCCCCTGTCGGAGTCTGAACGACTGAGCCCTCAGCAGACCCCCTCACCGGCTTCACTTGACGCTAGCAGCCCACCACCGGATAATGAAGCAGGGAGTCCGGGAGACAGGTTTGTCCCACCTagcccccctgcctcccctcctccacctccagagTCCCCTACCAAGTTGCTTGACCACCCTGCCGCCACCAACATCGCACCTGAACCACCGGTCTCCATGGAAACAAACAACACCAAGGGAGGAGGTTTCATTCGCTCCTCTCCGAaagccccctcctcctctccgccTCCCCTCCTCCCAGCCCCAGTGTCTACATCCACTACCTCTGCCGtcctccccccatcctcctcctcctcttcttcctccttttcctctattgcccccctccctccccacatcccTGTTATTAGTCTGGGACACAgtaaacccccccaccccctctccctccccagtaACACCCCTCTAACCACCCTGCACCCCATCCCCAACCACCCCTACCACCATGACCCTTACCATCACACCCACCACCACGGGGCCATCCGCCTCACCCAGCTCACCTCTCTGTCAGGGACCAGACCAGGGGCCCCACCCATCCCCTCCCAGGGCCCCCTGCTGCCCCACCAGTACCTGCCATCACACCACTTCTTCAGCAG ttctcatcTTGGTCCCTCTGGTAACTATGGAATCTTTTCCAGTAGAAGCATCAAGAGACGGTCCTCCTCACACTATGAGTTGGATCTCAGTGATG CGGGCCCTCCTCAGAAGCTGGCGAGGCGTGTGTTCACCAACAGCCGGGAGCGTTGGCGCCAGCAGAACGTCAACGGGGCCTTCTCAGACCTCCGCAGGCTAATCCCCACCCACCCTCCGGACAAGAAGCTCTCCAAGAATGAGATCCTCCGACTGGCCATGAAGTACATCGACTTCCTTGTCACCCTGCTCAACGACCAGTCCCAAGACAAAGCCAGGGGCTCGCCTGAGGAGGAGACCCAGGATGAGAGGGCCCAAGCGGGGCTGAACAACAAGGATATGCACCCACTTTTCCAGGGTGACACTCCCTCTTCAACTATGGTCTACCACGACAGAGGAGACTCCACAGACTCATCGATCATCGCCTTGGCAACCTCCCCGACCTCCAGTTGCTATAGCAACACAGACAGTGAGGAGAACCTGGGGGGCGGGGCTAAGAGCTCAATGGTGGTGCCGCGGGGCATTCCGggaaaggtcaaaggtcagattcgGACTGCGGTGACACTTGCCAACGACCAGCGGTGA